Proteins co-encoded in one Deltaproteobacteria bacterium genomic window:
- a CDS encoding DNA translocase FtsK — protein MGRISRSERSSLKREILGIILVAFAVLLAISLFSFNPDDPSFNHQFSEPQKATNLAGFVGAHLADIFLQTFGLTAFLWPLFFILFSLKLFLFSEMSFPPAKTASLAGLFITGSGLLSLGLGKMNIWGAKIDSGGALGYFFARITEKYLNISGALILFAVVLVISITVLTKLSWAEMIKAISHFFLTLLNQGQRLWKRALSTKGKQAKELRKEKETAPPLIIKKEGAGEKEGIGAESVPVVREKQEHFTFLDSRGSYVLPPLSLLESSEQKEIKVDKESLLANAKILEKRLQDFGVEGKVVEVRPGPVITMYEYEPAPGVKINKIVGLSDDLALALRAISVRIVAPIPGKAAVGIEIPNSIREPVYLKDILSCEEFSQAESKLTLALGKDIFGNPFVTNLAKMPHLLVAGATGAGKSVSLNSMVCSLLYKASPEEVKLLMIDPKRLELSVYDGIPHLLHSVVYDPKAAALVLRWATEEMEIRYRLMAEKGVRNIERYNQKVDKELKDARRKGGTLLKETEGLEDRTGDNLSPLPYIVIVIDELADLMMVSARDVEASLTRLAQMARAAGIHLLLATQRPSVDVLTGVIKANFPTRISFQVSSKTDSRTILDANGAEHLLGSGDMLFLPPGTSRLFRVHGAYVSEFEILRVVEFWKNQGKPVYDHTILKAKEETPEADADGYDEMYDQAVAVVAELRQASISMLQRRLRVGYNRAARMIERMEKEGVVGPADGSKPREVYIKKL, from the coding sequence ATGGGCAGAATATCCCGCTCCGAAAGGTCCAGTTTAAAAAGGGAAATCCTTGGGATTATCCTGGTGGCCTTTGCCGTCCTCCTGGCTATTAGCTTATTTTCCTTCAACCCTGACGACCCTTCTTTCAACCATCAGTTCTCGGAGCCACAGAAAGCCACCAACCTTGCCGGCTTCGTCGGGGCTCACCTTGCCGATATCTTCCTCCAGACTTTCGGTTTAACCGCATTTCTATGGCCGCTTTTCTTTATTCTTTTTTCCCTGAAACTCTTTCTTTTCTCGGAAATGTCCTTCCCGCCCGCCAAGACAGCTTCTTTGGCCGGACTCTTTATTACAGGCAGCGGGTTGCTTTCTCTCGGCTTAGGAAAGATGAATATTTGGGGAGCGAAGATCGACAGCGGGGGGGCATTAGGCTATTTCTTCGCCCGGATCACCGAGAAGTATCTGAATATCAGCGGGGCCTTAATCCTTTTTGCGGTGGTGCTGGTTATATCCATTACGGTTCTGACCAAACTCTCCTGGGCAGAAATGATCAAGGCCATAAGCCACTTCTTTTTGACGCTCCTGAACCAGGGGCAGAGGCTATGGAAACGCGCCTTGAGTACCAAAGGAAAACAAGCGAAAGAACTTAGGAAAGAAAAAGAAACCGCTCCTCCTTTAATCATTAAAAAAGAAGGGGCCGGGGAAAAAGAAGGGATTGGAGCGGAATCCGTCCCGGTCGTGCGGGAAAAACAGGAACATTTCACCTTCTTGGATTCCCGGGGTTCTTATGTGCTCCCGCCCCTCTCCTTGCTGGAGAGCTCTGAGCAGAAGGAAATTAAGGTTGATAAAGAGAGCCTGTTGGCCAACGCCAAGATCCTGGAGAAGCGCCTGCAAGATTTTGGCGTGGAAGGAAAAGTGGTAGAAGTTCGTCCAGGGCCGGTGATCACCATGTATGAGTATGAGCCGGCTCCGGGGGTGAAAATCAACAAGATCGTCGGCCTCAGTGATGATTTAGCTCTGGCCCTGCGGGCCATCAGCGTGCGTATTGTCGCTCCCATTCCGGGGAAGGCCGCCGTGGGCATTGAAATCCCCAATTCCATCCGCGAACCCGTTTACCTGAAGGACATCCTCTCCTGTGAGGAGTTCTCCCAGGCGGAATCGAAACTCACCCTGGCTCTGGGCAAGGACATTTTCGGCAATCCTTTCGTGACCAACCTGGCGAAGATGCCCCATCTCTTAGTCGCCGGTGCCACGGGAGCGGGCAAAAGTGTCTCCCTGAACTCCATGGTTTGCAGCCTTCTTTACAAGGCGAGCCCGGAAGAAGTGAAACTCCTGATGATCGACCCCAAACGTCTGGAACTCTCGGTCTATGATGGGATCCCTCACCTTCTCCATTCCGTGGTATATGACCCGAAGGCCGCAGCCCTGGTTTTGCGGTGGGCCACGGAGGAGATGGAGATCCGTTACCGGTTGATGGCTGAGAAAGGCGTACGGAACATCGAACGCTATAACCAGAAAGTGGATAAGGAATTGAAGGATGCCCGGCGCAAAGGCGGGACTTTGCTTAAAGAGACAGAAGGCCTCGAGGACCGCACCGGAGACAATTTATCGCCCTTACCGTACATCGTCATAGTCATCGATGAATTGGCGGACTTAATGATGGTTTCGGCGCGGGATGTGGAGGCTTCCCTGACCCGCCTGGCCCAGATGGCCCGGGCCGCGGGCATCCATTTGCTCCTGGCCACGCAGCGGCCATCCGTGGATGTGCTCACCGGCGTGATCAAAGCCAACTTCCCCACAAGAATCTCTTTCCAGGTTTCCTCCAAGACCGATTCGCGGACCATCCTGGATGCCAATGGGGCCGAACACCTCCTGGGTTCTGGCGATATGCTTTTCCTGCCTCCCGGGACCTCCCGCCTGTTTCGGGTTCACGGCGCCTATGTCTCTGAGTTCGAGATCCTGAGGGTTGTCGAATTCTGGAAAAACCAAGGGAAGCCGGTTTACGATCACACCATCCTGAAAGCGAAGGAGGAGACCCCGGAGGCCGATGCTGACGGCTACGATGAAATGTATGACCAGGCCGTGGCCGTTGTGGCCGAGTTAAGGCAGGCCTCGATCTCGATGCTCCAGAGGCGTTTGCGGGTGGGTTATAACCGGGCAGCGCGGATGATCGAGAGGATGGAAAAGGAAGGAGTCGTGGGTCCGGCAGACGGCAGCAAACCGCGGGAAGTGTATATAAAGAAATTGTAG
- a CDS encoding ABC transporter substrate-binding protein — translation DIITNIPPHLMKLMDWKGRSFVSKVPSVRVIFIAFDTTKGGPVADKRVRQAIAMGIDLKTNIKKVLEGNGIQLGSPFTDKHFGYDPAIKPYEYNPEKAKKLLAEAGYAKGFDFVLHSPSGRYLNDKEMAEATAGDLRKIGINATVKTYEWGTYMNMMYSHNASPAYLLGWGNTSFDADFTISPLMRTGKLLCNVSFPQLDTLIDQGISTMDQKKRQQIYSDAAKLIKEEVPWAWTYQQIDIYGVNERVNWKARTDERLVVFDMSFKK, via the coding sequence GATATCATCACCAATATTCCCCCCCATCTCATGAAATTGATGGATTGGAAGGGGCGCTCCTTTGTTTCCAAGGTGCCCAGCGTGCGGGTTATCTTCATAGCCTTTGATACAACCAAGGGAGGACCCGTGGCCGACAAAAGAGTGCGGCAGGCCATCGCCATGGGAATTGACCTGAAGACCAATATTAAAAAGGTCCTCGAAGGAAACGGCATCCAATTGGGATCTCCATTTACTGATAAACATTTCGGCTACGACCCAGCGATCAAACCTTATGAATACAATCCGGAAAAAGCCAAGAAGCTGTTGGCCGAGGCCGGTTATGCCAAAGGGTTTGATTTTGTCCTGCATTCCCCAAGCGGACGGTACTTGAACGATAAGGAAATGGCTGAAGCGACAGCCGGAGACCTGCGGAAGATCGGCATCAACGCCACTGTCAAAACTTATGAATGGGGAACCTACATGAACATGATGTATAGCCATAACGCTTCCCCGGCTTATCTCTTGGGTTGGGGAAACACCAGCTTTGATGCTGATTTCACAATTTCTCCCCTAATGCGCACAGGGAAATTGCTCTGCAATGTTTCCTTTCCCCAGCTCGATACCTTAATCGATCAGGGAATTTCCACAATGGATCAGAAAAAGCGCCAGCAGATTTATTCCGATGCCGCCAAGCTGATCAAAGAGGAAGTCCCCTGGGCCTGGACTTATCAGCAGATCGACATTTACGGGGTGAATGAACGGGTGAACTGGAAAGCCCGCACAGACGAGCGCCTGGTAGTTTTTGACATGTCGTTCAAGAAATAA
- a CDS encoding nucleotidyltransferase domain-containing protein encodes MELYNFSRDESRALKELKDSLKDFLGDRIKLILYGSRARGNYDHESDIDIAVIVKDLTRELKNQILDRVADVELKYLTPLSTLVLSEDDFASLKNRERRIAMDIETEGIPL; translated from the coding sequence GTGGAGCTTTATAATTTCTCCCGTGATGAAAGTAGGGCCTTAAAAGAGCTGAAAGATTCTTTAAAGGATTTCTTAGGCGATCGAATCAAACTAATCCTCTACGGGTCAAGGGCGAGGGGAAATTATGACCACGAATCGGACATTGATATTGCCGTCATTGTGAAAGACCTGACCCGAGAGCTTAAGAATCAGATTCTTGATAGAGTTGCTGATGTGGAACTCAAATATTTAACACCCCTCTCAACCCTGGTGCTTTCCGAAGATGATTTTGCCTCCCTTAAGAATAGGGAAAGAAGAATCGCCATGGATATAGAGACGGAAGGAATCCCGTTATGA
- the lolA gene encoding outer membrane lipoprotein chaperone LolA yields the protein MPFKILLYLFLLPLVGLWPSPGNGQTIPLEEVVAKVQEQYEIHADYKANFAQESLIKSLGKKQHAEGLVYFKKPGKMRWIYRMPTKQEIISDGKTLWTYRPEDKQVVVSKMTQAFQSKAPSTFLAGIGNLKRDFQARWAQEPSSASDYFLELTPMEAQGSLEKLFLVVERDSFKILQAKIQDVMGNTTQINFSKIKFNNNLSDSLFNFAPPKDVEVFTLPGAAPAGVIGK from the coding sequence ATGCCCTTTAAAATTCTTCTTTACCTTTTCCTCCTTCCGCTGGTCGGGCTCTGGCCTTCACCCGGCAACGGGCAAACCATTCCCCTGGAGGAAGTTGTGGCCAAAGTTCAAGAACAATACGAGATTCACGCCGACTATAAAGCCAATTTCGCCCAGGAATCTCTGATTAAAAGTTTGGGAAAAAAGCAACACGCAGAGGGATTGGTCTATTTTAAAAAGCCCGGTAAAATGCGCTGGATCTACCGCATGCCTACCAAGCAGGAAATCATCTCCGACGGAAAAACGCTCTGGACCTACCGGCCAGAAGACAAACAGGTGGTCGTGTCCAAAATGACCCAGGCCTTCCAGTCCAAAGCACCCTCAACCTTCCTGGCTGGAATCGGCAACCTCAAAAGGGATTTCCAGGCGCGATGGGCCCAAGAGCCTTCTTCCGCCTCAGACTACTTCCTGGAGTTGACTCCCATGGAAGCTCAGGGGAGCCTGGAAAAGCTCTTTTTGGTTGTCGAGCGGGATTCTTTTAAGATTCTGCAGGCCAAAATCCAGGATGTCATGGGCAATACAACCCAGATCAATTTTTCCAAGATTAAATTTAACAACAATCTGTCGGACTCCCTTTTCAATTTTGCGCCTCCTAAAGATGTAGAGGTATTCACCTTGCCAGGGGCGGCACCTGCCGGCGTAATTGGAAAATAA
- a CDS encoding lysophospholipid acyltransferase family protein, with product MAPPAIVSCLLDPSGRWPSIFQRTWVNWLLHTNGIRLRPQGLEYLKKEQAYILISNHASILDIPGIISAFPFPVRFIAKKSLSWFPVLGWFLSSSGHILIDRNNAKSALKSLKKAVALLKKGISIVVFPEGTRTPDGQVKDFKGGAFLLALQSKAQIVPVSISGTYHMLPRTGWCFWPGLMELNLGKPIPTRNLSLREARPLMEKVREIIMQNLKN from the coding sequence TTGGCCCCACCGGCTATCGTCAGTTGCCTGTTGGATCCATCCGGGCGATGGCCCTCCATTTTTCAGCGAACGTGGGTCAACTGGCTGCTGCATACCAACGGCATCCGCCTGCGCCCGCAGGGCTTGGAATACCTAAAAAAGGAGCAGGCCTACATCCTGATATCCAACCATGCCAGTATTCTGGACATCCCCGGAATCATTTCCGCTTTTCCATTTCCAGTACGGTTCATCGCCAAAAAATCTCTCTCCTGGTTTCCGGTTCTTGGATGGTTCCTGTCCTCCTCCGGCCACATCCTGATTGACAGGAACAATGCCAAATCAGCCCTGAAGAGCTTGAAGAAAGCAGTCGCTCTGCTGAAGAAGGGGATTTCGATCGTCGTCTTTCCTGAAGGGACGCGCACGCCCGACGGCCAGGTGAAAGACTTCAAAGGTGGGGCTTTTCTCCTGGCCCTGCAGTCCAAGGCTCAGATTGTTCCAGTCTCCATTTCTGGAACCTATCATATGCTTCCCCGAACCGGCTGGTGTTTCTGGCCCGGCTTAATGGAGTTGAACCTTGGCAAGCCCATCCCAACCCGCAACCTTTCGCTGCGCGAAGCCCGCCCCTTAATGGAAAAGGTGCGGGAAATAATTATGCAAAATCTGAAAAACTAA
- the rimO gene encoding 30S ribosomal protein S12 methylthiotransferase RimO, protein MNQSPKTVRMISLGCPKNLVDSEVMLGLLQEKGWIPSTKDEADVVIINTCSFIREAKEESIATILDMAAAKEKGKCHRLVVTGCLPQRYGSELLQELPEVDLFLGTGEWDRIADLLQKSAQGELRRKQFIARPTNLYDHRTPRLFTSSPGSVYIKIAEGCSNHCSYCVIPRIRGKLRSRKISSVLQEAQQSVSRGVKEVNLIAQDVTAYGRDLQDGTDLTRLLQGLVKVKGLKWIRLLYAHPGHVTPELIRLIREEEKICKYLDLPLQHIDDHLLRAMNRPVSSSQVRELIARLREEIPGITLRTSLMVGFPGETEKRFRRLFDLVKEAHFEHLGVFRYSKEEGTAAATLKGHVSARVKEQRYHQIMRLQRQISLRRQKEKVGTRIPVLIERPGKSSGLLWEGRTQGQAPEVDGVTFLRRGRSRPGEIVEAVITEATAYDFYGDIIGPG, encoded by the coding sequence GTGAACCAATCCCCAAAAACTGTGCGCATGATCAGCTTAGGATGCCCCAAAAATCTGGTGGACAGTGAAGTTATGCTCGGCCTTCTTCAGGAGAAAGGCTGGATTCCTTCTACCAAGGACGAAGCCGATGTAGTCATCATCAACACCTGCAGTTTCATCCGCGAGGCCAAAGAAGAATCCATCGCCACGATCCTGGACATGGCCGCAGCCAAAGAAAAGGGGAAATGCCACCGGCTAGTGGTTACGGGTTGTCTTCCCCAGCGCTACGGATCTGAGTTGCTTCAGGAACTCCCTGAGGTCGATCTATTCCTGGGGACGGGTGAATGGGATCGGATTGCTGACCTTTTGCAAAAATCCGCCCAGGGCGAACTTCGCCGAAAGCAGTTCATTGCTCGCCCCACCAACCTGTATGATCACCGGACCCCTCGCCTGTTTACCTCCAGCCCTGGCAGTGTTTACATAAAGATAGCCGAAGGGTGCTCCAACCACTGTTCCTACTGCGTCATTCCTCGGATCCGGGGAAAGCTGCGCAGCCGGAAGATTTCTTCCGTCCTTCAGGAAGCCCAGCAATCGGTTTCCCGGGGGGTGAAGGAAGTCAATCTCATCGCTCAGGATGTCACTGCTTATGGGCGGGACCTTCAAGATGGGACTGACCTGACCCGCCTGTTACAGGGCCTGGTGAAGGTCAAAGGGCTAAAATGGATTCGCCTCCTCTATGCTCATCCCGGGCACGTTACTCCGGAGTTGATCCGCCTTATTCGGGAAGAAGAGAAGATTTGCAAATATCTAGACCTTCCCCTGCAACATATCGATGATCACCTTTTAAGAGCCATGAACAGGCCTGTTTCCAGCAGCCAGGTGCGTGAATTGATCGCCCGACTCCGGGAAGAAATTCCCGGAATCACCCTGCGTACCTCTTTGATGGTAGGCTTCCCAGGGGAAACAGAAAAGAGATTCCGCAGGCTCTTTGACTTGGTTAAAGAGGCTCATTTCGAACACTTGGGAGTCTTTCGCTATTCGAAGGAAGAGGGCACGGCGGCTGCAACCTTAAAGGGTCATGTCTCCGCAAGGGTCAAGGAGCAGCGGTACCATCAAATCATGCGCCTGCAAAGACAGATTTCTCTTCGCCGGCAGAAGGAAAAGGTGGGAACCCGCATCCCGGTTCTAATTGAGCGCCCGGGAAAATCCTCCGGGCTTTTATGGGAGGGGAGAACTCAGGGGCAAGCCCCGGAAGTTGATGGGGTTACCTTCTTGCGCCGGGGTAGGTCCCGTCCTGGAGAGATCGTCGAAGCCGTGATTACCGAAGCAACTGCCTATGATTTCTATGGAGATATTATCGGCCCCGGATGA
- a CDS encoding HEPN domain-containing protein has protein sequence MTEENKKENIKAELEGAAKTLLEADLLFKNSFFKGAVSRLYYSLLYSIRALLLIKGLEPKSHEGALRLFSLHFVKEGRFEAKASHVFSKMMKYREEADYNPAYIFSKEDFVELRKEVGELSDEIMAYLKEKGYL, from the coding sequence ATGACGGAGGAAAATAAAAAGGAAAATATAAAAGCTGAACTGGAAGGAGCGGCAAAAACTTTATTAGAGGCAGATTTGCTCTTTAAAAATAGTTTTTTCAAGGGAGCGGTTTCCAGACTCTATTATTCTCTTCTCTACAGCATCAGGGCTCTCCTTCTAATTAAAGGGCTTGAGCCCAAAAGCCACGAAGGGGCTCTGAGACTTTTTAGTCTTCATTTCGTAAAGGAAGGCCGCTTTGAAGCCAAGGCCTCTCATGTCTTTTCCAAAATGATGAAGTACAGGGAAGAGGCTGACTACAATCCCGCCTACATTTTTTCTAAAGAGGACTTTGTTGAGTTGCGTAAAGAGGTTGGGGAATTGTCCGATGAGATTATGGCTTATCTGAAAGAAAAAGGTTATCTTTAA